A genomic region of Antennarius striatus isolate MH-2024 chromosome 4, ASM4005453v1, whole genome shotgun sequence contains the following coding sequences:
- the LOC137593772 gene encoding protein Daple-like isoform X2: protein MDEAMRGRLYNSSLVLSPETGSSAGHRCNSQQTQSQENTDILEFLIKTEMEDMATAETTAENGTAHTETPPSEGVPMGWRRMSECSYKMTEPETERMIKLRAANEALFTGRKHSAKPAWRAILYELGLQGKLTTDQLAKKWDNLKRRYKELKFPARGVETNPSSWPWFYRMNDAMEGRFAGAAPILTPIVEDEDEDCEPLSPTPKKRARRSRGGMAEFLTESEMDLLVDNEEKNGSTALGDLHRMEFTYKLTEEDTRRLIELRAANESLFTGRRNTAKPAWRGIVKELGLTGKITPDQVAKKWDNLKTKFKDLKFPPRGMEGQTNPASWPWFQLMSDALEGRLVGKAPRVAPIWSSEEDGIFGSSPPTDRDGMLAERSSMSELESMVGGDNAEADGNVTYIDASGEECSTPSELSYKMSDQDTRRMIKLRAANETLFTGRRNAAKAAWKAILKELGLQGKVSTYQMAKKWDNLKRRYKDLKYPPAGMETVAEGSSSWPWFHLMNEAMEGRLTSSAPLLTPVTQDDEQNPDPTPRHRSRHAPPPPTTPTSDYRQEVFVDSADEQNQRSSEACDGPLQGLEREWEMVERERAAVEREREMVERDRESVERDRAAVQAERLWLERERAAVERDRALVEQERVTLGREREVLDQRALMLNTVGHSGHLNALM from the exons ATGGATGAAGCCATGCGGGGTCGGCTGTACAACAGCAGCCTGGTGCTGAGCCCCGAGACCGGCAGCAGCGCTGGACACCGCTGTAACAGCCAGCAAACCCAGAGCCAGGAAAACACGGACATCCTGGAGTTCCTCATCAAAACGGAGATGGAAGACATGGCAACCGCAGAAACCACAGCGGAGAATGGGACGGCGCACACAGAGACCCCTCCCTCAGAGGGAGTACCCATGGGCTGGCGGAGGATGTCCGAGTGCTCCTATAAAA TGACTGAACCAGAAACTGAAAGAATGATCAAACTTCGAGCTGCTAATGAAGCGCTCTTCACAGGCAGGAAACATTCAGCCAAACCTGCATGGAG GGCCATTCTGTATGAGCTGGGCCTTCAGGGGAAGCTGACTACAGATCAGTTAGCAAAGAAGTGGGACAACCTGAAGAGGAGGTACAAG GAGCTCAAGTTTCCCGCTCGAGGCGTGGAGACCAACCCGAGCTCCTGGCCCTGGTTCTACCGCATGAACGACGCCATGGAGGGACGCTTTGCTGGAGCCGCTCCAATCCTCACTCCTATCGTTGAGGATGAAGACGAAGATTGCGAGCCACTGTCGCCGACGCCCAAGAAGCGAGCTCGTCGGAGCCGAGGTGGAATGGCTGAGTTCCTGACGGAGTCTGAGATGGACCTGCTGGTTGATAACGAAGAGAAGAACGGGTCCACGGCTCTGGGAGACCTGCATCGGATGGAGTTCACCTACAAAT TGACCGAGGAGGACACCAGGCGGCTGATTGAGCTACGAGCTGCGAACGAGTCTCTGTTCACTGGAAGGAGGAACACTGCCAAACCTGCCTGGAG GGGAATCGTGAAGGAGTTGGGGTTGACGGGGAAAATAACGCCCGACCAGGTGGCCAAGAAGTGGGACAACCTGAAGACCAAATTCAAG GACCTGAAGTTTCCCCCTCGGGGGATGGAGGGCCAGACCAACCCAGCTTCCTGGCCCTGGTTCCAGCTGATGAGCGACGCTCTAGAGGGACGGCTGGTGGGGAAAGCCCCCAGAGTGGCTCCCATCTGGAGCAGCGAGGAGGACGGCATCTTCGGCTCGTCTCCGCCCACCGACAGAGACGGGATGTTGGCGGAGAGGAGCAGCATGTCGGAATTGGAGAGCATGGTGGGCGGAGACAACGCCGAGGCCGACGGGAACGTCACGTACATCGACGCCAGCGGGGAGGAGTGTTCCACGCCCTCAGAACTCTCGTATAAAA TGTCGGACCAGGACACGAGGAGGATGATTAAACTTCGAGCTGCTAATGAGACTTTATTCACCGGGAGAAGAAATGCTGCTAAAGCTGCCTGGAA GGCCATCCTGAAGGAGCTGGGGCTGCAAGGGAAAGTCTCCACTTATCAGATGGCAAAGAAGTGGGACAATCTGAAGAGGAGGTACAAG GATCTGAAGTATCCTCCTGCGGGGATGGAGACCGTGGCGGagggctcctcctcctggccgTGGTTCCACCTGATGAATGAAGCCATGGAGGGCCGTCTGACTAGCAGcgcccccctcctcacccccgTCACCCAGGACGACGAGCAGAATCCGGACCCCACCCCCAGACACCGCTCCCGACATGCCCCACCCCCTCCTACCACGCCCACCTCGGACTACAGACAGGAGGTGTTCGTGGACTCCGCCGATGAGCAAAATCAGCGCAGCTCGGAGGCGTGCGACGGGCCGCTGCAGGGACTGGAGAGGGAGTGGGAGAtggtggagagggagagggcGGCGGTGGAGCGGGAGAGGGAGATGGTGGAGCGAGACAGGGAGTCTGTGGAGAGAGACAGGGCGGCGGTGCAGGCGGAGAGGCTGTggctggagagggagagggcGGCGGTGGAGCGGGACAGAGCATTGGTGGAGCAGGAGAGAGTGACGCTGGGACGGGAGAGGGAGGTGCTGGACCAGAGAGCGCTGATGCTCAACACCGTTGGACACTCTGGACACCTCAACGCCCTCATGTAG
- the LOC137593772 gene encoding uncharacterized protein isoform X1, giving the protein MITMDSVLNPLPQFPENSYKMTEEDVKRLIEFRASNEALFTGKRNSAKIAWSTILKGLGLEGKLTADQIAKKWDNLRTKYKDLKQPYQGQDNIGGIVESWPWFHIMDEAMRGRLYNSSLVLSPETGSSAGHRCNSQQTQSQENTDILEFLIKTEMEDMATAETTAENGTAHTETPPSEGVPMGWRRMSECSYKMTEPETERMIKLRAANEALFTGRKHSAKPAWRAILYELGLQGKLTTDQLAKKWDNLKRRYKELKFPARGVETNPSSWPWFYRMNDAMEGRFAGAAPILTPIVEDEDEDCEPLSPTPKKRARRSRGGMAEFLTESEMDLLVDNEEKNGSTALGDLHRMEFTYKLTEEDTRRLIELRAANESLFTGRRNTAKPAWRGIVKELGLTGKITPDQVAKKWDNLKTKFKDLKFPPRGMEGQTNPASWPWFQLMSDALEGRLVGKAPRVAPIWSSEEDGIFGSSPPTDRDGMLAERSSMSELESMVGGDNAEADGNVTYIDASGEECSTPSELSYKMSDQDTRRMIKLRAANETLFTGRRNAAKAAWKAILKELGLQGKVSTYQMAKKWDNLKRRYKDLKYPPAGMETVAEGSSSWPWFHLMNEAMEGRLTSSAPLLTPVTQDDEQNPDPTPRHRSRHAPPPPTTPTSDYRQEVFVDSADEQNQRSSEACDGPLQGLEREWEMVERERAAVEREREMVERDRESVERDRAAVQAERLWLERERAAVERDRALVEQERVTLGREREVLDQRALMLNTVGHSGHLNALM; this is encoded by the exons ATGATAACAATGGATTCCGTCCTGAACCCGCTGCCTCAGTTCCCAGAAAACTCTTACAAAA TGACTGAGGAGGATGTAAAGAGGCTGATTGAGTTTAGGGCATCCAACGAGGCTCTGTTTACTGGGAAACGAAACTCTGCTAAGATAGCCTGGag CACCATCCTGAAGGGCCTGGGGCTGGAAGGCAAGCTGACAGCAGACCAGATCGCTAAAAAGTGGGACAACCTGCGGACAAAATACAAG GACCTGAAGCAGCCATACCAAGGCCAGGACAACATCGGGGGCATCGTGGAGTCGTGGCCCTGGTTCCACATCATGGATGAAGCCATGCGGGGTCGGCTGTACAACAGCAGCCTGGTGCTGAGCCCCGAGACCGGCAGCAGCGCTGGACACCGCTGTAACAGCCAGCAAACCCAGAGCCAGGAAAACACGGACATCCTGGAGTTCCTCATCAAAACGGAGATGGAAGACATGGCAACCGCAGAAACCACAGCGGAGAATGGGACGGCGCACACAGAGACCCCTCCCTCAGAGGGAGTACCCATGGGCTGGCGGAGGATGTCCGAGTGCTCCTATAAAA TGACTGAACCAGAAACTGAAAGAATGATCAAACTTCGAGCTGCTAATGAAGCGCTCTTCACAGGCAGGAAACATTCAGCCAAACCTGCATGGAG GGCCATTCTGTATGAGCTGGGCCTTCAGGGGAAGCTGACTACAGATCAGTTAGCAAAGAAGTGGGACAACCTGAAGAGGAGGTACAAG GAGCTCAAGTTTCCCGCTCGAGGCGTGGAGACCAACCCGAGCTCCTGGCCCTGGTTCTACCGCATGAACGACGCCATGGAGGGACGCTTTGCTGGAGCCGCTCCAATCCTCACTCCTATCGTTGAGGATGAAGACGAAGATTGCGAGCCACTGTCGCCGACGCCCAAGAAGCGAGCTCGTCGGAGCCGAGGTGGAATGGCTGAGTTCCTGACGGAGTCTGAGATGGACCTGCTGGTTGATAACGAAGAGAAGAACGGGTCCACGGCTCTGGGAGACCTGCATCGGATGGAGTTCACCTACAAAT TGACCGAGGAGGACACCAGGCGGCTGATTGAGCTACGAGCTGCGAACGAGTCTCTGTTCACTGGAAGGAGGAACACTGCCAAACCTGCCTGGAG GGGAATCGTGAAGGAGTTGGGGTTGACGGGGAAAATAACGCCCGACCAGGTGGCCAAGAAGTGGGACAACCTGAAGACCAAATTCAAG GACCTGAAGTTTCCCCCTCGGGGGATGGAGGGCCAGACCAACCCAGCTTCCTGGCCCTGGTTCCAGCTGATGAGCGACGCTCTAGAGGGACGGCTGGTGGGGAAAGCCCCCAGAGTGGCTCCCATCTGGAGCAGCGAGGAGGACGGCATCTTCGGCTCGTCTCCGCCCACCGACAGAGACGGGATGTTGGCGGAGAGGAGCAGCATGTCGGAATTGGAGAGCATGGTGGGCGGAGACAACGCCGAGGCCGACGGGAACGTCACGTACATCGACGCCAGCGGGGAGGAGTGTTCCACGCCCTCAGAACTCTCGTATAAAA TGTCGGACCAGGACACGAGGAGGATGATTAAACTTCGAGCTGCTAATGAGACTTTATTCACCGGGAGAAGAAATGCTGCTAAAGCTGCCTGGAA GGCCATCCTGAAGGAGCTGGGGCTGCAAGGGAAAGTCTCCACTTATCAGATGGCAAAGAAGTGGGACAATCTGAAGAGGAGGTACAAG GATCTGAAGTATCCTCCTGCGGGGATGGAGACCGTGGCGGagggctcctcctcctggccgTGGTTCCACCTGATGAATGAAGCCATGGAGGGCCGTCTGACTAGCAGcgcccccctcctcacccccgTCACCCAGGACGACGAGCAGAATCCGGACCCCACCCCCAGACACCGCTCCCGACATGCCCCACCCCCTCCTACCACGCCCACCTCGGACTACAGACAGGAGGTGTTCGTGGACTCCGCCGATGAGCAAAATCAGCGCAGCTCGGAGGCGTGCGACGGGCCGCTGCAGGGACTGGAGAGGGAGTGGGAGAtggtggagagggagagggcGGCGGTGGAGCGGGAGAGGGAGATGGTGGAGCGAGACAGGGAGTCTGTGGAGAGAGACAGGGCGGCGGTGCAGGCGGAGAGGCTGTggctggagagggagagggcGGCGGTGGAGCGGGACAGAGCATTGGTGGAGCAGGAGAGAGTGACGCTGGGACGGGAGAGGGAGGTGCTGGACCAGAGAGCGCTGATGCTCAACACCGTTGGACACTCTGGACACCTCAACGCCCTCATGTAG
- the LOC137594204 gene encoding scaffold attachment factor B2-like isoform X2 — protein sequence MGSAVTTVAPTTSPSSSLYMKSYLCGRAIRREMGLQGMLSARQLKKKWDNLKEKYKTLKNPPEGMETSTNPSSWRWFQLMDEAISGHLAGTATIVEPSLLDEEEEHNSTCPPDFHNTERDLSELMPVQAGPLEGVGMLREVPDLNESVSPVEIVAAGGVLMETQPMTIKSQPAMMFGTLLPDCSTETNKTPSISRKMVEAAAKVDRKLLELRKERQLLENEQAEFDRELMSLERDRELLNRDMVNLERDREAIEQDRAAVERDRAVVERDRVVLDRDRAFLDRDRALLERDRAFLDRAREDLERDRSVLRRERRVLDGDQVEMTTEKEVLLQTRIYQSLMAADLDQDQLETRQRLVSLFQKLVEKL from the exons ATGGGCTCTGCGGTCACCACAGTCGCTCCTACcacatcaccatcgtcatcgcTCTACATGAAGTCTTATCTCTGCGGCAGGGCCATCAGGAGAGAGATGGGGCTTCAGGGCATGTTGTCAGCACGGCAGCtcaagaagaagtgggacaacTTGAAAGAAAAGTATAAG ACACTGAAGAACCCTCCAGAGGGAATGGAGACATCAACCAATCCCAGTTCGTGGCGTTGGTTCCAGCTGATGGATGAAGCCATCAGTGGCCATCTGGCTGGAACAGCCACCATCGTCGAGCCGTCCTTgctggatgaggaagaggagcacaaTTCAACCTGTCCTCCTGACTTCCACAACACAGAACGAGATTTGTCTGAGCTGATGCCAGTTCAGGCTGGTCCTCTGGAGGGCGTTGGGATGCTGAGGGAGGTCCCGGACCTGAATGAATCTGTATCACCAGTGGAGATTGTTGCAGCCGGAGGAGTCTTAATGGAGACTCAACCTATGACGATCAAAAGCCAGCCTGCCATGATGTTTGGCACCTTGCTGCCTGACTGCTCCACAGAGACCAACAAGACACCCTCCATATCCAGGAAGATGGTTGAAGCAGCAGCCAAGgtggacaggaagctgctggagcTGCGCAAAGAGAGGCAACTTCTGGAGAATGAGCAGGCTGAGTTCGACAGAGAGCTGATGTCtctagagagagacagagagctaCTCAACAGAGACATGGTCAACCTGGAGCGAGACAGAGAAGCCATTGAACAAGACAGAGCCGCTGTGGAAAGAGACAGAGCAGTGGTCGAGAGAGACCGGGTGGTCCTGGATCGAGACCGGGCATTTCTGGATAGGGACCGAGCTCTtctggagagagacagagcgtTTCTGGACAGAGCCAGAGAGGATTTAGAGAGAGACAGATCAGTgctgaggagggagaggagggttCTGGATGGAGATCAGGTTGAGATGACAACAGAGAAGGAGGTCTTACTTCAGACGAGGATTTATCAGAGCCTGATGGCTGCAGACCTGGATCAGGACCAGCTGGAGACGAGGCAGAGACTGGTGTCTTTGTTCCAGAAGCTTGTTGAGAAACTGTGA
- the LOC137594204 gene encoding myb/SANT-like DNA-binding domain-containing protein 4 isoform X3 — MKSYLCGRAIRREMGLQGMLSARQLKKKWDNLKEKYKTLKNPPEGMETSTNPSSWRWFQLMDEAISGHLAGTATIVEPSLLDEEEEHNSTCPPDFHNTERDLSELMPVQAGPLEGVGMLREVPDLNESVSPVEIVAAGGVLMETQPMTIKSQPAMMFGTLLPDCSTETNKTPSISRKMVEAAAKVDRKLLELRKERQLLENEQAEFDRELMSLERDRELLNRDMVNLERDREAIEQDRAAVERDRAVVERDRVVLDRDRAFLDRDRALLERDRAFLDRAREDLERDRSVLRRERRVLDGDQVEMTTEKEVLLQTRIYQSLMAADLDQDQLETRQRLVSLFQKLVEKL, encoded by the exons ATGAAGTCTTATCTCTGCGGCAGGGCCATCAGGAGAGAGATGGGGCTTCAGGGCATGTTGTCAGCACGGCAGCtcaagaagaagtgggacaacTTGAAAGAAAAGTATAAG ACACTGAAGAACCCTCCAGAGGGAATGGAGACATCAACCAATCCCAGTTCGTGGCGTTGGTTCCAGCTGATGGATGAAGCCATCAGTGGCCATCTGGCTGGAACAGCCACCATCGTCGAGCCGTCCTTgctggatgaggaagaggagcacaaTTCAACCTGTCCTCCTGACTTCCACAACACAGAACGAGATTTGTCTGAGCTGATGCCAGTTCAGGCTGGTCCTCTGGAGGGCGTTGGGATGCTGAGGGAGGTCCCGGACCTGAATGAATCTGTATCACCAGTGGAGATTGTTGCAGCCGGAGGAGTCTTAATGGAGACTCAACCTATGACGATCAAAAGCCAGCCTGCCATGATGTTTGGCACCTTGCTGCCTGACTGCTCCACAGAGACCAACAAGACACCCTCCATATCCAGGAAGATGGTTGAAGCAGCAGCCAAGgtggacaggaagctgctggagcTGCGCAAAGAGAGGCAACTTCTGGAGAATGAGCAGGCTGAGTTCGACAGAGAGCTGATGTCtctagagagagacagagagctaCTCAACAGAGACATGGTCAACCTGGAGCGAGACAGAGAAGCCATTGAACAAGACAGAGCCGCTGTGGAAAGAGACAGAGCAGTGGTCGAGAGAGACCGGGTGGTCCTGGATCGAGACCGGGCATTTCTGGATAGGGACCGAGCTCTtctggagagagacagagcgtTTCTGGACAGAGCCAGAGAGGATTTAGAGAGAGACAGATCAGTgctgaggagggagaggagggttCTGGATGGAGATCAGGTTGAGATGACAACAGAGAAGGAGGTCTTACTTCAGACGAGGATTTATCAGAGCCTGATGGCTGCAGACCTGGATCAGGACCAGCTGGAGACGAGGCAGAGACTGGTGTCTTTGTTCCAGAAGCTTGTTGAGAAACTGTGA
- the LOC137594204 gene encoding uncharacterized protein alr4393-like isoform X4 gives MGLQGMLSARQLKKKWDNLKEKYKTLKNPPEGMETSTNPSSWRWFQLMDEAISGHLAGTATIVEPSLLDEEEEHNSTCPPDFHNTERDLSELMPVQAGPLEGVGMLREVPDLNESVSPVEIVAAGGVLMETQPMTIKSQPAMMFGTLLPDCSTETNKTPSISRKMVEAAAKVDRKLLELRKERQLLENEQAEFDRELMSLERDRELLNRDMVNLERDREAIEQDRAAVERDRAVVERDRVVLDRDRAFLDRDRALLERDRAFLDRAREDLERDRSVLRRERRVLDGDQVEMTTEKEVLLQTRIYQSLMAADLDQDQLETRQRLVSLFQKLVEKL, from the exons ATGGGGCTTCAGGGCATGTTGTCAGCACGGCAGCtcaagaagaagtgggacaacTTGAAAGAAAAGTATAAG ACACTGAAGAACCCTCCAGAGGGAATGGAGACATCAACCAATCCCAGTTCGTGGCGTTGGTTCCAGCTGATGGATGAAGCCATCAGTGGCCATCTGGCTGGAACAGCCACCATCGTCGAGCCGTCCTTgctggatgaggaagaggagcacaaTTCAACCTGTCCTCCTGACTTCCACAACACAGAACGAGATTTGTCTGAGCTGATGCCAGTTCAGGCTGGTCCTCTGGAGGGCGTTGGGATGCTGAGGGAGGTCCCGGACCTGAATGAATCTGTATCACCAGTGGAGATTGTTGCAGCCGGAGGAGTCTTAATGGAGACTCAACCTATGACGATCAAAAGCCAGCCTGCCATGATGTTTGGCACCTTGCTGCCTGACTGCTCCACAGAGACCAACAAGACACCCTCCATATCCAGGAAGATGGTTGAAGCAGCAGCCAAGgtggacaggaagctgctggagcTGCGCAAAGAGAGGCAACTTCTGGAGAATGAGCAGGCTGAGTTCGACAGAGAGCTGATGTCtctagagagagacagagagctaCTCAACAGAGACATGGTCAACCTGGAGCGAGACAGAGAAGCCATTGAACAAGACAGAGCCGCTGTGGAAAGAGACAGAGCAGTGGTCGAGAGAGACCGGGTGGTCCTGGATCGAGACCGGGCATTTCTGGATAGGGACCGAGCTCTtctggagagagacagagcgtTTCTGGACAGAGCCAGAGAGGATTTAGAGAGAGACAGATCAGTgctgaggagggagaggagggttCTGGATGGAGATCAGGTTGAGATGACAACAGAGAAGGAGGTCTTACTTCAGACGAGGATTTATCAGAGCCTGATGGCTGCAGACCTGGATCAGGACCAGCTGGAGACGAGGCAGAGACTGGTGTCTTTGTTCCAGAAGCTTGTTGAGAAACTGTGA
- the LOC137594204 gene encoding scaffold attachment factor B2-like isoform X1: MEDLKTFKMANTYRMTDRDIRLMIQLRATNAAIFTGRRHSAMRGWRAIRREMGLQGMLSARQLKKKWDNLKEKYKTLKNPPEGMETSTNPSSWRWFQLMDEAISGHLAGTATIVEPSLLDEEEEHNSTCPPDFHNTERDLSELMPVQAGPLEGVGMLREVPDLNESVSPVEIVAAGGVLMETQPMTIKSQPAMMFGTLLPDCSTETNKTPSISRKMVEAAAKVDRKLLELRKERQLLENEQAEFDRELMSLERDRELLNRDMVNLERDREAIEQDRAAVERDRAVVERDRVVLDRDRAFLDRDRALLERDRAFLDRAREDLERDRSVLRRERRVLDGDQVEMTTEKEVLLQTRIYQSLMAADLDQDQLETRQRLVSLFQKLVEKL; encoded by the exons ATGGAGGACTTGAAAACGTTTAAAATGGCCAACACGTATAGAA TGACAGACAGAGACATCAGACTGATGATACAACTTCGTGCCACCAATGCTGCCATCTTCACTGGGAGAAGGCATTCTGCCATGAGAGGCTGGAG GGCCATCAGGAGAGAGATGGGGCTTCAGGGCATGTTGTCAGCACGGCAGCtcaagaagaagtgggacaacTTGAAAGAAAAGTATAAG ACACTGAAGAACCCTCCAGAGGGAATGGAGACATCAACCAATCCCAGTTCGTGGCGTTGGTTCCAGCTGATGGATGAAGCCATCAGTGGCCATCTGGCTGGAACAGCCACCATCGTCGAGCCGTCCTTgctggatgaggaagaggagcacaaTTCAACCTGTCCTCCTGACTTCCACAACACAGAACGAGATTTGTCTGAGCTGATGCCAGTTCAGGCTGGTCCTCTGGAGGGCGTTGGGATGCTGAGGGAGGTCCCGGACCTGAATGAATCTGTATCACCAGTGGAGATTGTTGCAGCCGGAGGAGTCTTAATGGAGACTCAACCTATGACGATCAAAAGCCAGCCTGCCATGATGTTTGGCACCTTGCTGCCTGACTGCTCCACAGAGACCAACAAGACACCCTCCATATCCAGGAAGATGGTTGAAGCAGCAGCCAAGgtggacaggaagctgctggagcTGCGCAAAGAGAGGCAACTTCTGGAGAATGAGCAGGCTGAGTTCGACAGAGAGCTGATGTCtctagagagagacagagagctaCTCAACAGAGACATGGTCAACCTGGAGCGAGACAGAGAAGCCATTGAACAAGACAGAGCCGCTGTGGAAAGAGACAGAGCAGTGGTCGAGAGAGACCGGGTGGTCCTGGATCGAGACCGGGCATTTCTGGATAGGGACCGAGCTCTtctggagagagacagagcgtTTCTGGACAGAGCCAGAGAGGATTTAGAGAGAGACAGATCAGTgctgaggagggagaggagggttCTGGATGGAGATCAGGTTGAGATGACAACAGAGAAGGAGGTCTTACTTCAGACGAGGATTTATCAGAGCCTGATGGCTGCAGACCTGGATCAGGACCAGCTGGAGACGAGGCAGAGACTGGTGTCTTTGTTCCAGAAGCTTGTTGAGAAACTGTGA